From Ignisphaera sp.:
AACAGAAACATTATTGCATGGTCTCTAGATGGTATGGGTAGAAAAACAAGATCGCTTACCATAGTAGCTAAACAAGAATATAGACAGATAATATTGTCACCCACATATGGAACAATATGGTATCAAGCTGTAGTATATTGATTAAGATCTAATACATAGTTCATTAACTATATACATGTTTATTCAAACTTTTTTCCAGATAATTGACTACCTTTATATGATAACCCGGTTTATCGATACATCTATAGAAACAGCCATAGAAAGATACATGAGATATTTACTGAATTTGAATTTATCTCTATATGGAGAACAAGGAACATTAAGGCTACATACCTTTAGCTAGCTACATCATACCCAATATGTCTCCATATTCTAGTTTATCTCGATTCCAAGCGTTCTGAATGTATTTCGTTTTAGATAATGTCTATTACCTCTTCGGCTGTAGAGTGATGAATATTTTTAACTGTTGTTCTTTAGTAAATTTGTAATCAAACGTTTATTGGTGTGAAAACCTTGGACATAGTGAATGAGGTATTTAAGCTAAAGAAAGAGACTGGAGCAGTCATCTTGGCACATAACTATCAGTCTCCTGAAGTTCAAGATGTAGCAGATTTTGTTGGAGATAGCCTCGAACTTTCTGTGAAAGCTCTAGAGAGTAGAGCAAGAGTCATAGTATTTGCAGGTGTAGACTTTATGGCTGAACAAGCAGCTATACTGAATGAGGATTCTATTGTCCTTCACCCTAATCCAGAAGCCCAATGCCCTATGGCTCAAATGATAACTATTGAAGAACTTAGAAAGTTCAAGAAGCTTTATCCAGAAGCTCCAGCTATAGTCTATGTTAATAGTCCTGCTATAGTTAAAGCAGAAGCAGATTATGTTGTTACTAGCGCTAATGTTGTTGAGCTAGTTAGATCACTATCATCTGATGTAGTTATCTTTGGACCTGATGCTCATCTAGCTCAGTATATAGCTGAAAGAACTGGTAAAGTTGTTATACCTGTGCCTAGAGATGGATATTGCCCCATACATATTAAGTTTAATGCAAATAATATACAGAAACTCATTAAGATATATGGAAAAGCTTGTTTTATAGCTCATCCAGAGTGTCCTAAGAGTGTTAGAGATTTAGCACAATTTGTTGGATCTACTAGCCAGATGGTGAAGTATGTAAAGACATCTGGAGAGAGAGTGTTTATTGTAGGTACAGAGATAGGTATTATTTATAGAATGGTTAAAGAGAATCCTGATAAGATCTTTATACCTGCTTCTACTGAAGCTATTTGTGAAGATATGAAGAAAATAACTCTTGATAAAGTGTTAAAAAGTTTAAGAGAAAGAGTCTATAGGGTATTAGTGGATAGAGCTATAGCTATAAGAGTTAGAAAAGCTATT
This genomic window contains:
- the nadA gene encoding quinolinate synthase NadA, which gives rise to MNEVFKLKKETGAVILAHNYQSPEVQDVADFVGDSLELSVKALESRARVIVFAGVDFMAEQAAILNEDSIVLHPNPEAQCPMAQMITIEELRKFKKLYPEAPAIVYVNSPAIVKAEADYVVTSANVVELVRSLSSDVVIFGPDAHLAQYIAERTGKVVIPVPRDGYCPIHIKFNANNIQKLIKIYGKACFIAHPECPKSVRDLAQFVGSTSQMVKYVKTSGERVFIVGTEIGIIYRMVKENPDKIFIPASTEAICEDMKKITLDKVLKSLRERVYRVLVDRAIAIRVRKAIENTFNVLGVDAPWKR